The Pirellulales bacterium genome includes a window with the following:
- a CDS encoding phosphatase PAP2 family protein: protein MKLQSMKLRTAAIAVALSLTCAIAARAERPSYFSPSAVDAIKLLPGFPAADSDEAHEELLLMRVMQRHRTEEQVARCESEVNLSVDAFKSVLGPWCTSDNLPQLSKLFKALAKDSKPFSDAAKDHFKRPRPAKEDPQIHVPIKNETTYAYPSGHSTRGTMYALILAELAPAHREALLDRGREIGWDRVVAGLHHPSDIYGGRVFGQALAESLLADPKFKDELAVLKKELADAEAHAKPAEHAADPNSPTHAGHHAAEPAGAAR from the coding sequence ATGAAACTTCAATCGATGAAACTTCGAACCGCCGCGATCGCCGTGGCGCTCTCGTTGACATGCGCGATCGCTGCGCGGGCGGAGCGGCCCTCGTATTTTTCGCCGTCGGCCGTCGACGCGATCAAGCTCCTCCCCGGTTTTCCCGCGGCCGATTCCGATGAAGCCCATGAAGAACTGCTGCTGATGCGCGTCATGCAACGGCATCGGACGGAAGAACAGGTTGCCCGTTGCGAATCGGAAGTGAATCTGTCGGTGGATGCATTCAAGAGCGTTCTCGGACCGTGGTGCACCTCCGACAATCTGCCGCAACTATCGAAGTTATTCAAAGCTTTGGCTAAGGATTCGAAGCCATTCAGCGACGCGGCCAAAGATCATTTCAAGCGCCCGCGGCCGGCCAAAGAAGATCCGCAAATCCATGTGCCGATCAAGAATGAAACGACCTATGCGTATCCGAGCGGACATTCGACGCGCGGAACAATGTATGCCCTGATCCTCGCCGAACTCGCTCCGGCACATCGCGAAGCGCTCTTGGACCGCGGCCGCGAGATCGGGTGGGACCGCGTCGTCGCCGGGCTGCACCACCCGAGCGACATCTATGGCGGCCGCGTTTTCGGCCAGGCACTTGCCGAATCTCTCTTGGCCGATCCGAAATTCAAGGATGAATTGGCCGTGCTGAAGAAGGAACTCGCCGATGCCGAGGCGCACGCGAAACCGGCCGAGCACGCCGCGGACCCGAACTCGCCGACCCACGCCGGCCACCACGCCGCCGAACCGGCAGGAGCCGCGCGATAA
- a CDS encoding formyltransferase family protein, whose product MQVILSAVGPDNRGLADPIIHYVTGLGANIAEIQMYDHDDECLFAMLLRIELAGDELLGLRTAMAEIGQQKRLSIRVWSPELRSERPRLAICTTLRPEPALALLRAIRDQTVRAEAAVMLGNRTHCRLLAEQFGVDWHMIGDDNGVADDARIVELCDQYDVDYIILARYMRILSAEACWKYAGGRIVNLHHGLLPAFPGMRPYQDAYAARMLTFGATCHFIVPELDAGNQIIHQSTFTVPPGMKLDTIIRRGQEDNEPHCLVEGVRRVVTREVRLHFHRVVAAGERAD is encoded by the coding sequence ATGCAAGTCATTCTTTCCGCCGTCGGACCCGATAATCGTGGATTGGCCGATCCGATCATCCACTACGTGACCGGTCTGGGGGCGAATATCGCCGAGATCCAGATGTACGATCACGACGACGAATGCCTCTTCGCGATGCTGTTGAGAATCGAACTGGCCGGCGATGAATTGCTCGGCTTGCGAACCGCCATGGCGGAAATCGGGCAGCAGAAACGGCTGTCGATCCGCGTCTGGTCTCCGGAACTGCGATCCGAGCGGCCGCGACTGGCGATCTGCACCACGCTGCGGCCCGAGCCGGCATTGGCGCTGCTTCGGGCGATCCGTGATCAAACGGTGCGGGCCGAGGCGGCTGTGATGCTCGGCAACCGCACCCATTGCCGCTTGCTGGCCGAGCAGTTTGGCGTCGACTGGCATATGATCGGCGACGACAATGGCGTGGCCGACGACGCCCGCATCGTCGAGCTTTGCGATCAATACGATGTCGACTACATCATCCTCGCCCGCTATATGCGAATCCTTTCGGCCGAGGCATGCTGGAAATATGCCGGCGGACGGATCGTGAATCTGCACCACGGACTATTGCCGGCCTTTCCCGGCATGCGGCCCTACCAGGATGCCTACGCGGCGCGAATGCTGACGTTCGGGGCGACCTGCCATTTCATCGTGCCCGAGCTCGATGCGGGCAATCAGATCATCCATCAATCGACGTTCACCGTTCCGCCCGGCATGAAGCTCGACACGATCATCCGCCGCGGCCAGGAAGACAACGAACCGCATTGCCTTGTCGAAGGCGTTCGCCGCGTGGTGACGCGCGAAGTGCGGCTGCATTTTCACCGCGTCGTGGCGGCAGGAGAACGGGCGGATTGA
- a CDS encoding glucoamylase family protein: MATETPPVSQPSSDDGPEQIPLFLLDATVPLQEAPFSLAHLEAHARALAARHSVVSSHPKEAELWHRFEENRNALESGYEEIVAAIGAGEEITPGAEWLLDNFYVVREQLIEIREDLPRRFYRELPKLARGVLAGYPRVYALALEIIAHTDSTLDEATLTRFIKAYQEITPLGMGEIWAVPIMLRLGLVENLRRLADSIVEIQFHRRCGEAWADEIIEQRPDDAPGRLAERTKHLPELAPPLVAHLDQRFRDQGHDLSACWHWLHQHIAERGGSIDDIVRQEHQRQAHAQVSTGNAITSMRLISALDWSAFFEEISLVERELRRDPAGVYGNMDFATRDRYRHIVESLARRSGLPEVEVAQRVVVEAFKGPPGAAGGHIGYYLIDDGRAAFESLLGVIRMPFGRIANTLARRPGWAYFGLTGALWLGFSAAIDALAATHGGPGGIVLLAAILAWIPASEVAVALANYLTSLRLSPRVLPKMEFKEGIPSAERAIVVVPSLLLSHDCLRGLLDRLEIHYLANPDPEVVFALLTDFVDASTQDLPEDADLLKAAIVGIEELNRRYADGGKQRFWLFHRARRWNPLENKWMGWERKRGKLSEFNRLLRGSTDTSYIVPERPPTQLADVRYVVTLDADTQLPLGTVRRLVSTIAHPLNRPQQGARQEVIERGYTILQPRVGISPISANQSLFARIYSGNPHLDPYVTAVSDVYQDAFGEGSFIGKGIYDLDAFEAATESAFPENHILSHDLIEGCLARAALVSDAELIDSMPGQYYAFARRQHRWVRGDWQLLRWLFPFVPTIHGKRRNPLNAVSWWKIFDNLRRSLVPPTLLLLLAVAWLALPGPAWAWTLAAVAVSAMPLLIHVGSIAMHHPRGVSWLQYARDVRGQVGLSALQTVCAVGFLPHQAYLMADAILRTVARVLITHRNLLEWESAAVTEQKTRGTLRFYVRRMWAAPVWAAAMLVAILVRGPDGLLNAAFWSALPLLALWTVSPVLAWALSRPFRRIPLPLNDEERRELRLVARRTWLFFETFVGPEDHWLPPDNFQESPKPAVAHRTSPTNEGLLLVSALAAHDFGFLGIHDLTGWLERSLDTWLKLDHYRGHPYNWYDTRTLASLHPAYVSTVDSGNLAACALTVRQGLLALSNEPLLRRRNLAGLGDMLALVEEAMRGEAAEPLPDQTSKDDLAAAADARHLRPLIDHVVSLEATATGDPLAWNAMLAEIRTAVAPILAACGNPLAKSASPTAGQSLPPPALGNRSAALAKQVDELHGDFGALFPWVCLNEIFAANRDPRMPWDSVLQALSGATTLARISALPEAVEPQFAALRGAVSASAGANGDRSSELAAIAELQAAVAAGAEAAKKLLDRCQRLAERLQQMAAEMDFSFLYDRSRRLFSIGYNISTAQLDRSRYDLLASEARLASFLSIGKGEIDYRHWFHLGRPLMNTAGLTGLLSWGGTMFEYLMPSLFLRTYPETLLAQSCEAAVQRQIQFGRQQRLPWGVSESAFAVLDAGLTYQYQSFGVPGLGLKRGLAEDHVVAPYATALALAVQPRDGMLNFRALAAEGALGHWGYYESIDYTPRRLPPNENKIIVRCYFAHHQGMSLTSLANCLLDNCMPRRFHSEPMTRAAELLLQERVPVAISLLEPHEDEVAQAPVVRQADRPLSRWLTTPHTYSPRAHLLSNGQYTVMLTNAGGGFSMHQETRITRWRADTICDPWGQFIYIRDLERHALWSAGFQPVAKQPDEYEVLFSVDKAEFNRRDDELETHLEVAIAPDDNVEVRLLSITNHGDRPHTVDATSFAELVLCPAEADLAHPAFQKLFVETEWLPEHNALLARRRPRTRGEQTGWAVHMLAIDDNSRSLAAGGIQFETDRARFLGRGQTAALPAACLPGAVLSATVGPVLDPIFSLRQTMRIPAGQSVRLAFSTGFAKTREEAVALADQYHDLRVVLRAFELAWAHAQVELRHVHLSANKIHLFQRLASLLLYPDSAKRAPPDILAANRQGQSALWRYGVSGDFPIVLARITGPEQEGLVRDLLLAHQNWRAKGFTVELVLLNEQPAGYIDTVQDQLHRLLGESSGWDLLNKRGGVFVLQAGRIPDEDRILLQAAAGVVLKGDAGSLDKQLDLPAGAAKLPPAQPFERRLHDSGSDQRSLKAKRPASSANASAANFDNGFAEFSRDGSEYVIRLSPDRWTPAPWSNVVANPSFGCLITETGGGYTWSENSRENKLTGWSNDPVSDPPSEAIYICDSETGEHWTPTPLPSRDPQPYIVRHGQGYSQFEHHSHGVSQRLLVTIAADDPVKIVRLSLRNDSGRPRQLAITGCVQWVLGVDRQQTQLHIVSATDEKTGALLATNAFNQDFSTRVSFFQIVGRTRTCTADRREMFGRNGNWANPAALARTALSGRVGAGLDPCGALQTKLQLAPGEETEVVFLLGQVASRDDLQPLLERYSDPHAVAAAADKSRAMWNDFLSAVQVRTPNRGLDLLLNRWLPYQTLSCRFWGRSAFYQAGGAYGYRDQLQDSMALAYGRPDLAREHLLRAASRQFEEGDVQHWWHPPTGRGVRTRFCDDFLWLALVTCHYVAITDDAAVLDAVVPYLHSPPLKEDEQERYELPEVSPQSDSLYAHCLRAIDHGLRFGAHGLPLMGSGDWNDGMSDVGAGGKGESVWAAWFQIVILQRFAKIAASRKDTNRATQLASRASELRRAVESVAWDGAWYRRAFFDDGTPLGSKENDACQIDSIAQSWSVFAGGDAERSKLAMQSVCDRLMRSSDQLMLLLWPPFDHTALEPGYIKGYLPGVRENGGQYTHAALWTVQAFAEMGEGDRALELFDLLNPIHHAIDPHAAEKYRVEPYVVAADVYSLPPHTGRGGWTWYTGSAAWMYRVGLESLLGFHLQGDSLRIDPRVPKSWPGFEITFRRANSTYRIVVENPSGVQRGIRSIALDGRECPGGEVALTDDGAAHQVLVTMG; the protein is encoded by the coding sequence ATGGCTACTGAAACTCCGCCTGTTTCTCAACCATCGAGTGACGACGGCCCGGAGCAAATTCCCCTTTTTTTGCTTGATGCGACGGTTCCGCTCCAAGAAGCTCCGTTTAGCCTGGCGCACCTCGAGGCCCATGCTCGGGCATTGGCAGCCCGGCATAGCGTCGTTTCCTCGCATCCGAAAGAGGCGGAGCTGTGGCATCGATTCGAAGAAAATCGCAACGCACTTGAATCGGGCTACGAGGAAATCGTTGCCGCGATTGGCGCTGGGGAGGAAATCACTCCCGGGGCAGAATGGCTGCTCGACAACTTCTATGTCGTGCGCGAGCAACTGATTGAAATCCGCGAAGATTTGCCGCGGCGGTTCTATCGCGAATTGCCGAAGCTGGCCCGAGGCGTTCTGGCGGGCTACCCGCGCGTCTATGCTCTGGCGCTGGAGATCATCGCCCACACGGATAGCACGCTCGATGAAGCGACGCTGACCCGTTTCATCAAGGCCTATCAAGAGATTACGCCGCTCGGCATGGGCGAAATTTGGGCAGTGCCGATCATGCTCCGATTGGGGCTCGTGGAAAATCTGCGCCGGCTTGCCGATTCGATCGTCGAAATCCAATTCCACCGACGTTGCGGCGAAGCATGGGCCGACGAGATCATCGAGCAACGCCCCGACGACGCTCCGGGGCGTCTCGCCGAGCGGACCAAACATCTGCCCGAGCTCGCCCCGCCGCTCGTGGCCCATCTCGATCAGCGGTTTCGCGACCAGGGACACGATCTCTCGGCCTGCTGGCACTGGCTGCACCAGCATATCGCCGAGCGGGGCGGTTCGATCGACGACATCGTGCGACAAGAACATCAGCGGCAAGCGCATGCCCAGGTGTCGACGGGCAACGCGATCACCAGCATGCGATTGATCTCGGCTCTCGACTGGTCGGCCTTCTTCGAAGAGATCAGCCTTGTCGAACGCGAACTTCGCCGCGATCCGGCCGGCGTCTACGGCAACATGGATTTTGCCACGCGCGATCGCTATCGCCATATCGTCGAAAGCCTGGCGCGAAGAAGCGGTTTGCCGGAGGTGGAAGTCGCACAGCGCGTCGTCGTCGAGGCGTTCAAGGGTCCGCCCGGCGCCGCCGGCGGCCACATCGGCTACTACTTGATCGACGACGGCCGAGCCGCTTTCGAATCGTTGCTTGGCGTGATTCGCATGCCGTTCGGGCGAATCGCGAACACGTTGGCGCGGCGTCCCGGTTGGGCCTATTTCGGACTGACGGGCGCCCTTTGGCTCGGTTTCTCGGCGGCAATCGATGCCCTGGCGGCAACGCATGGCGGGCCGGGTGGAATCGTGTTGCTGGCCGCGATTCTTGCTTGGATTCCGGCAAGCGAAGTCGCCGTCGCGCTAGCGAATTATCTGACCTCGCTGCGGTTGTCGCCGCGTGTCTTGCCGAAAATGGAATTCAAGGAGGGCATTCCAAGCGCCGAGCGCGCCATTGTGGTCGTGCCTTCGCTGCTGCTGTCGCACGACTGCTTGCGCGGGTTGCTCGATCGGCTGGAAATCCACTATCTGGCGAATCCCGATCCCGAAGTCGTCTTTGCCCTGCTTACCGATTTCGTCGACGCGTCCACGCAGGACCTGCCCGAAGATGCCGACTTGCTGAAGGCGGCGATTGTGGGAATTGAGGAGTTGAACCGCCGCTATGCCGACGGCGGCAAACAACGATTCTGGCTCTTCCATCGGGCGCGGCGCTGGAACCCGCTGGAAAATAAATGGATGGGCTGGGAACGCAAGCGGGGAAAACTTTCGGAATTCAATCGCTTGCTCCGCGGCTCGACCGACACCAGCTACATCGTTCCCGAGCGTCCGCCGACGCAACTGGCCGATGTGCGATACGTCGTCACTCTCGATGCCGACACGCAGCTTCCGCTCGGCACCGTGCGACGTTTGGTAAGCACGATCGCACATCCGCTCAATCGGCCGCAGCAGGGGGCTCGGCAGGAAGTCATCGAGCGCGGCTACACGATTCTTCAACCGCGAGTGGGCATCAGCCCAATCAGCGCAAATCAATCGTTGTTCGCGCGGATCTACTCCGGCAATCCTCATCTGGATCCGTATGTCACGGCGGTATCGGATGTATATCAAGACGCGTTCGGCGAAGGGAGCTTCATCGGCAAGGGGATTTACGATCTCGATGCCTTCGAAGCCGCCACCGAATCGGCATTTCCGGAGAACCATATCTTGAGCCACGACCTCATCGAAGGTTGCTTGGCTCGGGCGGCGCTGGTCTCCGACGCGGAATTGATCGACTCGATGCCGGGGCAATACTATGCGTTCGCGCGGCGGCAACATCGTTGGGTGCGCGGCGATTGGCAATTGTTGCGGTGGCTGTTTCCCTTCGTCCCGACCATCCATGGAAAACGCCGCAACCCGTTGAACGCCGTTTCGTGGTGGAAGATTTTCGACAATCTCCGCCGGAGTCTCGTGCCTCCGACCTTGCTGCTGCTCCTGGCCGTCGCATGGCTGGCGTTGCCGGGGCCTGCTTGGGCGTGGACGCTCGCGGCGGTGGCAGTGTCGGCGATGCCGCTGTTGATCCACGTCGGTTCGATTGCGATGCATCATCCGCGCGGCGTTTCGTGGCTGCAGTATGCTCGGGATGTGCGTGGGCAGGTCGGCTTGTCGGCACTTCAAACCGTGTGCGCGGTCGGTTTCTTGCCGCACCAGGCGTATCTAATGGCCGACGCGATCCTTCGCACCGTGGCGCGTGTGTTGATCACGCATCGCAATTTGCTGGAATGGGAAAGTGCGGCGGTGACCGAGCAGAAAACACGCGGGACATTGCGGTTCTATGTTCGCCGGATGTGGGCCGCACCGGTGTGGGCTGCCGCAATGCTGGTGGCAATTCTGGTCCGAGGCCCCGACGGGCTGTTGAATGCCGCGTTTTGGAGCGCCTTGCCGCTGTTGGCATTATGGACAGTTTCGCCGGTTTTGGCATGGGCGCTGAGCCGGCCATTCCGCCGTATACCGCTTCCCTTGAACGACGAAGAACGGCGCGAACTGCGGCTCGTGGCTCGCCGCACCTGGCTCTTCTTCGAAACGTTCGTCGGCCCGGAAGACCACTGGCTGCCGCCGGACAATTTTCAAGAGTCTCCCAAGCCGGCGGTGGCGCATCGCACGTCGCCCACCAACGAAGGATTGCTCCTGGTGTCCGCCTTGGCGGCGCACGACTTCGGCTTCCTCGGAATCCATGATCTAACGGGCTGGCTCGAGCGAAGTCTCGACACATGGCTGAAGCTGGATCATTATCGCGGCCATCCCTACAACTGGTACGACACGCGAACGCTCGCCTCGCTGCACCCGGCATATGTCTCGACCGTCGACAGCGGCAACTTGGCCGCGTGCGCTCTGACCGTCCGGCAGGGGCTGCTTGCGCTCTCGAACGAGCCATTGCTCCGCCGCAGGAATCTGGCCGGGCTTGGCGATATGCTCGCGCTCGTCGAAGAAGCGATGCGCGGCGAAGCCGCCGAGCCATTGCCGGACCAGACATCGAAAGACGATCTTGCCGCCGCCGCCGACGCGCGGCACCTCCGCCCGCTGATTGACCACGTTGTCAGCCTGGAGGCAACCGCGACGGGCGATCCACTCGCTTGGAACGCCATGCTCGCCGAGATACGAACGGCCGTGGCGCCGATTTTGGCGGCCTGCGGCAATCCGCTTGCAAAATCGGCGAGCCCGACCGCCGGCCAATCGCTCCCGCCGCCGGCGCTGGGAAATCGTTCGGCCGCATTGGCGAAGCAAGTCGATGAGTTGCATGGCGATTTCGGCGCATTGTTTCCCTGGGTTTGCCTGAACGAAATATTCGCAGCCAATCGCGATCCGCGAATGCCTTGGGACAGCGTTCTGCAAGCGCTCAGCGGCGCCACGACGCTTGCCCGGATTTCTGCGCTTCCGGAAGCCGTGGAACCGCAATTTGCCGCGCTGCGCGGTGCGGTTTCGGCATCAGCGGGCGCGAATGGCGATCGGTCCAGCGAACTCGCCGCCATTGCCGAACTGCAAGCGGCCGTTGCCGCCGGGGCCGAGGCCGCCAAGAAACTTTTGGATCGCTGCCAACGGCTCGCCGAGCGGCTGCAGCAAATGGCGGCCGAAATGGATTTCTCGTTTCTGTACGACCGCTCGCGCCGTCTGTTCTCCATCGGCTACAACATTTCGACGGCCCAATTGGATCGTAGCCGCTATGATCTCTTGGCCTCCGAGGCCCGGTTGGCGAGTTTCTTATCGATCGGCAAGGGAGAGATCGACTACCGGCATTGGTTCCACTTGGGCCGGCCGTTGATGAACACGGCCGGGCTGACGGGGTTGCTCTCGTGGGGCGGCACGATGTTCGAATACCTGATGCCAAGCCTGTTTTTGCGAACCTATCCGGAAACGCTGCTGGCCCAAAGCTGCGAGGCCGCGGTGCAACGGCAAATCCAGTTCGGCCGGCAACAGCGGCTTCCCTGGGGAGTTTCCGAATCCGCCTTTGCGGTGCTCGATGCGGGCCTCACCTATCAATACCAATCATTCGGCGTTCCGGGGCTCGGGCTGAAGCGCGGGCTGGCGGAAGATCATGTCGTGGCGCCGTATGCCACGGCGCTCGCGCTGGCGGTGCAACCCCGCGACGGCATGCTGAACTTTCGCGCGCTCGCCGCGGAAGGAGCACTGGGGCACTGGGGCTATTACGAATCGATCGACTACACGCCCCGCCGCCTCCCGCCCAATGAAAACAAGATCATCGTGCGCTGCTATTTTGCCCACCATCAGGGAATGTCGTTGACATCGCTGGCCAACTGCCTGCTCGACAATTGCATGCCGCGGCGCTTCCATTCCGAGCCGATGACCAGGGCTGCCGAATTGCTGTTGCAGGAGCGCGTGCCGGTGGCGATTTCGCTCTTGGAGCCGCATGAAGACGAGGTGGCCCAAGCGCCGGTGGTGCGGCAGGCCGATCGACCACTCAGCCGCTGGTTGACGACGCCGCACACCTACAGCCCGCGGGCCCATTTGCTTTCCAACGGTCAATACACCGTGATGCTCACCAATGCCGGCGGCGGCTTCAGCATGCATCAGGAAACCCGCATCACGCGCTGGCGCGCCGATACGATCTGCGATCCGTGGGGCCAATTCATCTACATTCGAGATCTCGAGCGGCACGCTTTGTGGTCGGCCGGTTTTCAACCGGTCGCCAAGCAACCCGACGAATACGAAGTCTTGTTTTCGGTCGACAAGGCGGAATTCAACCGCCGCGATGACGAATTGGAAACCCATTTGGAAGTTGCCATCGCACCCGACGACAATGTCGAAGTGCGGCTGCTCTCGATCACCAACCACGGCGATCGGCCGCACACGGTCGACGCCACCAGTTTTGCCGAATTGGTGCTCTGCCCGGCTGAGGCGGATCTCGCGCATCCGGCATTCCAAAAGCTGTTCGTCGAGACGGAGTGGTTGCCGGAGCATAATGCCCTGTTGGCCCGGCGCCGGCCGCGCACTCGTGGGGAGCAAACCGGCTGGGCCGTGCATATGTTGGCAATCGACGACAATTCGCGAAGCCTTGCCGCCGGCGGCATCCAGTTCGAGACCGATCGCGCGCGGTTCTTGGGGCGCGGACAAACGGCAGCTTTGCCGGCGGCGTGTTTGCCGGGCGCGGTCCTTTCCGCGACGGTCGGGCCGGTGCTCGATCCGATCTTCAGCTTGCGGCAGACGATGCGCATCCCGGCAGGACAATCCGTGCGGTTGGCATTCAGCACCGGCTTCGCGAAAACGCGCGAAGAAGCCGTCGCCCTGGCCGATCAATACCACGACTTGCGCGTCGTGTTGCGCGCTTTCGAATTGGCCTGGGCCCATGCGCAGGTCGAGCTGCGCCACGTCCATCTATCGGCCAACAAGATTCATCTCTTCCAACGGCTCGCGTCGCTGCTGCTTTATCCCGATTCGGCAAAGCGGGCTCCGCCGGATATCTTGGCGGCCAATCGGCAGGGGCAATCGGCCCTATGGCGATACGGCGTGTCGGGAGATTTTCCGATCGTGCTCGCGCGGATTACCGGTCCGGAGCAAGAGGGGCTCGTCCGCGATCTGCTGTTGGCGCATCAGAATTGGCGCGCCAAGGGGTTTACCGTCGAACTCGTGCTTCTGAACGAGCAGCCGGCCGGATATATCGACACGGTGCAGGATCAATTGCATCGGCTGCTGGGCGAGAGCAGCGGCTGGGATTTGTTGAACAAGCGCGGCGGTGTTTTTGTCTTGCAGGCCGGGCGAATTCCGGATGAGGATCGGATCCTGCTGCAAGCAGCCGCCGGCGTCGTGCTGAAGGGAGACGCAGGCTCGCTCGACAAACAACTCGACTTGCCGGCCGGCGCGGCGAAGCTGCCTCCCGCGCAGCCCTTCGAGCGGCGGCTGCACGATTCCGGTAGCGACCAACGCTCCTTAAAGGCAAAACGTCCCGCATCGTCGGCCAATGCGTCCGCCGCAAATTTCGATAACGGTTTTGCTGAATTCTCCCGCGATGGCAGCGAATACGTCATCCGGCTTTCCCCGGATCGCTGGACGCCGGCCCCATGGAGCAACGTCGTCGCCAATCCATCGTTCGGTTGCTTGATCACCGAGACGGGCGGCGGATACACGTGGTCGGAAAATAGCCGCGAAAACAAGCTCACCGGTTGGTCGAACGATCCGGTGTCCGATCCCCCTTCGGAAGCGATTTACATTTGCGACAGCGAGACGGGCGAGCACTGGACCCCGACGCCATTGCCGAGCCGCGATCCGCAGCCCTACATCGTTCGGCACGGTCAAGGCTATTCGCAATTCGAACACCATTCGCACGGCGTCAGCCAACGGCTGCTCGTGACGATCGCCGCCGACGATCCGGTAAAAATCGTCCGGCTTTCGCTGCGCAACGACTCGGGCCGACCAAGGCAGCTTGCGATAACCGGCTGTGTTCAATGGGTGCTCGGCGTCGATCGGCAGCAGACGCAGCTCCACATCGTCAGCGCGACGGACGAAAAAACGGGGGCATTGCTCGCCACGAACGCATTCAACCAGGATTTTTCCACGCGCGTTTCCTTTTTTCAAATCGTCGGCCGGACGCGCACCTGCACTGCCGATCGCCGTGAGATGTTCGGCCGAAACGGCAATTGGGCCAATCCAGCCGCCCTGGCGCGAACCGCGCTTTCCGGCCGCGTCGGCGCCGGACTGGATCCTTGCGGCGCCCTGCAAACCAAACTTCAACTTGCCCCCGGCGAGGAAACCGAGGTCGTGTTTCTCCTCGGCCAGGTGGCAAGCCGGGATGATTTGCAGCCGCTGTTGGAGCGCTACTCCGATCCCCATGCTGTCGCGGCCGCCGCCGACAAGAGCCGCGCAATGTGGAACGATTTTCTATCGGCGGTGCAAGTCCGCACGCCGAACCGCGGTCTCGATCTGCTCTTGAATCGTTGGTTGCCCTATCAAACGCTCAGTTGCCGCTTCTGGGGCCGATCGGCTTTCTATCAGGCCGGCGGCGCCTACGGTTATCGCGACCAACTGCAAGATTCGATGGCGCTTGCCTACGGCCGACCCGATTTGGCTCGCGAGCATCTGCTGCGAGCAGCCTCGCGGCAATTCGAGGAAGGAGACGTGCAGCATTGGTGGCATCCGCCGACCGGCCGCGGCGTTCGCACCCGCTTTTGCGACGATTTTCTGTGGCTGGCGCTCGTGACGTGCCATTATGTCGCGATCACGGACGATGCCGCGGTGCTCGATGCCGTGGTGCCCTACCTTCATTCGCCGCCGCTGAAAGAAGACGAGCAGGAACGCTACGAATTGCCGGAAGTTTCGCCGCAATCCGATTCGCTCTACGCGCATTGCTTGCGCGCCATCGACCATGGTCTGCGATTCGGAGCGCATGGGTTGCCGCTAATGGGAAGCGGCGACTGGAACGACGGCATGAGCGATGTCGGCGCCGGCGGCAAGGGAGAAAGCGTTTGGGCGGCGTGGTTTCAGATCGTCATTCTTCAGCGTTTTGCAAAAATTGCTGCAAGCCGCAAAGACACAAACCGAGCGACACAGTTGGCGTCTCGCGCCAGCGAACTGCGGCGAGCCGTCGAAAGCGTGGCCTGGGACGGGGCCTGGTATCGCCGCGCGTTTTTCGACGATGGAACTCCGCTCGGTTCGAAAGAAAACGATGCTTGTCAGATCGATTCGATCGCCCAATCGTGGTCCGTGTTCGCCGGCGGCGACGCCGAGCGGTCGAAACTCGCGATGCAATCGGTTTGCGACCGGCTGATGCGTAGCAGCGATCAGCTCATGTTGTTGCTCTGGCCGCCGTTCGATCACACGGCTTTGGAGCCCGGCTACATCAAGGGCTATCTTCCCGGCGTGCGCGAAAACGGCGGCCAATACACGCACGCGGCCTTATGGACCGTGCAAGCATTTGCAGAAATGGGCGAGGGAGATCGAGCGCTCGAATTGTTCGATCTACTCAACCCGATCCATCATGCGATCGATCCGCATGCGGCCGAGAAATATCGCGTCGAGCCGTATGTCGTCGCTGCCGACGTTTACAGCTTGCCGCCGCATACCGGCCGGGGCGGCTGGACATGGTATACCGGAAGCGCGGCCTGGATGTATCGCGTCGGCTTGGAATCGCTGCTGGGATTTCATTTGCAGGGCGATTCGCTACGGATCGATCCCCGCGTGCCGAAGAGTTGGCCCGGCTTTGAGATCACCTTCCGGCGTGCGAACAGCACGTACCGAATCGTCGTGGAAAACCCCAGCGGAGTGCAACGCGGCATTCGTTCCATTGCCCTTGATGGCCGCGAATGCCCGGGCGGCGAAGTTGCTTTGACCGATGACGGCGCGGCGCACCAAGTCTTGGTGACAATGGGATAG